The Deltaproteobacteria bacterium genome includes a region encoding these proteins:
- a CDS encoding helix-turn-helix domain-containing protein: MTPKHPITRPIDGGELELLTVDEVAALFKMTRRAVYAAVERGHLPGVVRLGGARRSIRFRRARLIEFLRENSVASPGEPER, encoded by the coding sequence ATGACGCCAAAGCACCCGATCACGAGGCCCATCGATGGCGGTGAGCTTGAGCTCCTGACGGTCGATGAAGTCGCTGCCCTCTTCAAGATGACTCGGCGTGCAGTGTACGCCGCAGTAGAGCGCGGCCACCTCCCTGGTGTCGTGAGGCTGGGCGGAGCACGTCGGAGCATCCGCTTCCGTCGGGCTCGATTGATAGAGTTCCTCCGGGAGAACAGCGTGGCATCGCCCGGAGAACCCGAGCGATGA
- a CDS encoding MoxR family ATPase has protein sequence MNTGTPAQSSAALPLLDALRAELGRAVVGQTEAVEALLVALVARGHVLLEGVPGVAKTLLAKALARALDLQFRRVQFTPDLMPQDLLGANVFRQETGTFQLVKGPLFTEVLLADELNRTPPKTQSALLEAMEERQVTIDGTRYPLGDRFFVLATQNPLELEGTYPLPEAQTDRFLMKLALGYPSQADEVEVLKRHHKGFDGHDLDGAGVKTVVHAEGLTMLRATAQAVQVQDALFDYIATLCRRTREHARLRLGASPRAAVALLGASKAHAAVVGRPFVTPDDVKAMAPPVLRHRLVLRPEAEIEGLTPDAVIAALLSDVPVPR, from the coding sequence ATGAACACGGGGACCCCCGCCCAATCTTCTGCCGCCCTGCCGCTCCTCGACGCGCTCCGGGCCGAGCTCGGCCGCGCGGTCGTGGGGCAGACGGAGGCCGTGGAGGCGCTGCTGGTGGCGCTCGTCGCTCGCGGGCACGTGCTGCTGGAGGGCGTGCCGGGCGTGGCCAAGACGCTCCTCGCCAAGGCGCTCGCCCGCGCGCTCGATCTCCAGTTTCGCCGAGTGCAGTTCACGCCCGACCTCATGCCCCAGGATTTGCTCGGTGCCAACGTCTTCCGGCAGGAGACGGGCACCTTCCAGCTCGTGAAGGGGCCGCTCTTCACCGAGGTGCTGCTCGCCGACGAGCTGAACCGCACGCCGCCCAAGACGCAGTCCGCGCTCCTCGAGGCGATGGAGGAGCGCCAGGTCACCATCGACGGTACGCGCTACCCGCTGGGCGATCGCTTCTTCGTCCTGGCCACGCAGAACCCGCTCGAGCTCGAGGGCACCTATCCGCTCCCCGAGGCGCAGACGGACCGCTTCTTGATGAAGCTCGCGCTCGGGTATCCCTCGCAGGCGGATGAGGTCGAGGTGCTCAAGCGGCACCACAAGGGCTTCGACGGCCACGACCTCGACGGCGCGGGCGTGAAGACCGTGGTCCACGCCGAGGGACTGACGATGCTGCGCGCGACCGCGCAGGCGGTGCAGGTTCAGGACGCGCTCTTCGACTACATCGCCACGCTCTGTCGGCGCACGCGCGAGCACGCGCGTCTTCGCCTGGGCGCCAGCCCTCGCGCTGCCGTGGCGCTGCTCGGCGCGTCGAAGGCGCATGCGGCGGTGGTTGGCCGGCCGTTCGTGACGCCGGACGACGTGAAGGCCATGGCCCCGCCGGTGCTGCGGCATCGCCTGGTGCTGCGGCCGGAAGCAGAGATCGAAGGCCTCACGCCCGACGCCGTGATCGCCGCGCTGCTCTCTGACGTACCGGTGCCCCGGTAG
- a CDS encoding GMC family oxidoreductase, with protein MSGEIIQGRSVEGDLELRAQVCIVGSGAGGAVVAKTLSEAGLDVIVIEEGGHTPPEVYGKYRPTETLRNLAREGGTAVTMALGDSPLIAILQGRTVGGSSVLTGGVCFRIPESVTHRWATEHGLPGFSEKELEACYAEVEREVHVETVPEHMRSKSTVLFGEGMEKLGYGMKPLRRNTKGCCGCSRCNFGCPHQAKLSVDLTYLRKALQHGTRIYADCRADELLIENGRAAGVVGRLVDGPTGHVRGKFRVHADTVVVCAGSLHTPLLLMRSGLGKRSEVLGRRLTLHPASRVAAFFDTEVKGWQGALQSTYCDDLEDEGITFTSVYAPLNILAAAVPGVGSAHHERIRKMGQLAVFGVMVHDQGGGSIYKGFGREPFVTYRMAKEDKHKLFRGVKIAAEAFFAAGAREVLLPFYGFEPVKSVDELRALDPRTVPARLGECAAFHPLGSARMGSDAYHGVVDPNGQSYDVEGLYVADGSLFPTSIGVNSQLPIMTVATRIAWGLREKLASKAPVSVAS; from the coding sequence ATGAGCGGCGAGATCATCCAGGGCCGGAGCGTCGAGGGCGATCTCGAGCTACGCGCGCAGGTCTGCATCGTCGGCTCGGGCGCGGGCGGCGCGGTCGTCGCGAAGACGCTCTCGGAAGCCGGCCTCGACGTCATCGTCATTGAAGAAGGCGGCCACACCCCACCCGAGGTGTACGGCAAGTACCGGCCCACCGAGACGCTGCGAAACCTCGCCCGCGAGGGCGGCACCGCGGTGACCATGGCGCTCGGCGACTCGCCGTTGATCGCGATCCTGCAAGGTCGCACCGTCGGCGGCTCCAGCGTGCTCACCGGCGGCGTGTGCTTCCGCATCCCGGAATCCGTGACCCATCGCTGGGCCACCGAGCACGGGCTGCCGGGCTTCAGCGAGAAGGAGCTCGAGGCCTGCTACGCCGAGGTGGAGCGCGAGGTGCACGTGGAGACCGTGCCCGAGCACATGCGCTCGAAGTCGACGGTGCTCTTCGGCGAGGGCATGGAGAAGCTCGGCTACGGCATGAAGCCGCTCCGCCGGAACACCAAGGGCTGCTGCGGCTGCAGCCGGTGCAACTTCGGGTGTCCGCACCAGGCGAAGCTGTCGGTCGATCTCACCTACCTGCGCAAGGCGCTCCAGCACGGCACGCGCATCTACGCCGACTGCCGCGCGGACGAACTGCTCATCGAGAACGGCCGCGCTGCGGGCGTCGTGGGCCGGCTCGTGGATGGACCGACGGGCCACGTGCGCGGGAAGTTCCGCGTGCACGCGGACACGGTGGTCGTCTGCGCGGGCTCGCTGCACACCCCGCTGCTCTTGATGCGCTCCGGTCTGGGCAAGCGCTCTGAAGTGCTCGGCCGACGGCTGACGCTGCACCCCGCCTCGCGCGTGGCGGCGTTCTTCGACACCGAGGTGAAGGGCTGGCAGGGCGCGCTGCAGAGCACGTACTGCGACGACCTCGAGGACGAGGGCATTACCTTCACCAGCGTGTACGCGCCGCTGAACATCCTCGCGGCAGCGGTGCCCGGCGTGGGCAGCGCGCACCACGAGCGCATCCGCAAGATGGGTCAGCTCGCGGTCTTCGGCGTGATGGTCCACGACCAGGGCGGCGGCTCGATCTACAAAGGCTTCGGTCGCGAGCCGTTCGTCACGTACCGCATGGCCAAGGAGGACAAGCACAAGCTCTTCCGCGGCGTGAAGATCGCGGCGGAGGCCTTCTTCGCCGCGGGCGCGCGCGAGGTGCTGTTGCCCTTCTACGGCTTCGAGCCGGTGAAGAGCGTCGACGAATTGCGTGCGCTCGATCCGCGAACCGTTCCCGCGCGGCTCGGCGAGTGTGCGGCGTTCCATCCGCTGGGCTCGGCGCGCATGGGCTCCGACGCGTATCACGGCGTGGTGGATCCGAACGGCCAGAGCTACGACGTCGAAGGCCTGTACGTCGCCGACGGCTCGCTCTTCCCCACCTCGATCGGCGTGAACTCGCAGCTGCCGATCATGACCGTGGCCACGCGAATCGCCTGGGGCCTGCGCGAGAAGCTGGCGTCGAAGGCGCCGGTGAGCGTCGCGTCGTAG
- a CDS encoding DUF58 domain-containing protein, translating into MVALRKPEPELGPPARTLAPARSERLVDRVPLPTSRFVRLLAFALSPALLAVIRPEIALAAVILVALLAIAFVVDALRLRRQQLRGARPVPELLHAFSENALALELENAGDARVSGAWLDAQPGGVDATGELALAPNERLVLALKLSPPRGLLNFGDVHVRVEGPWQLAARHARLAASGSAKSYPDLREPGDELLLARARQDGGLARLRRLGEGREFDALRPYREGDDLRSVDWKASARRASLVSREYVPEKNQALILLLDCGRLFVAQERGRSRLDFAIEAALRLARTSLERGDAVGLIAFGASVRAFVPPAKGRMHLRTLTEAVYALQPELEESDYGAAFDLLGKATTRRALVCTFTDLVDEDASRVLVARTAALRPKHLPLLVTLVDAELTRIQDEIPHSEEAAFARAAATRLLRERSAAMARLRQVGATVVSAPSNALTAEALNAYLRIKARGLL; encoded by the coding sequence ATGGTCGCGCTGAGAAAGCCCGAGCCGGAGCTGGGACCGCCCGCGCGCACGCTCGCGCCCGCGAGGTCCGAGCGCCTCGTCGACCGCGTGCCACTGCCGACGTCGCGCTTCGTGCGGCTGCTCGCGTTCGCGCTGTCGCCTGCATTGCTGGCCGTGATTCGTCCGGAGATCGCGTTGGCCGCGGTGATCCTGGTGGCGCTGCTCGCGATCGCGTTCGTCGTCGACGCGCTTCGGCTGCGCCGGCAGCAGCTCCGCGGCGCGCGGCCAGTGCCCGAGCTCTTGCACGCGTTCAGCGAGAACGCGCTCGCGCTCGAGCTGGAAAATGCGGGCGACGCGCGCGTCTCGGGCGCATGGCTCGACGCGCAGCCGGGCGGCGTCGATGCGACCGGCGAGCTCGCTCTCGCGCCGAACGAGCGCCTGGTGCTCGCGCTGAAGCTCTCCCCGCCGCGCGGGTTGCTCAATTTTGGAGATGTGCACGTGCGCGTCGAAGGTCCGTGGCAGCTCGCGGCGCGGCACGCGCGGCTCGCAGCCTCGGGCTCGGCGAAGAGCTATCCCGATCTCCGCGAGCCGGGCGACGAGCTCCTGCTCGCGCGTGCGCGACAGGACGGCGGGCTGGCGCGGCTGCGGCGGCTCGGTGAAGGCCGCGAGTTCGATGCGCTGCGGCCGTATCGCGAGGGCGACGATCTGCGCAGCGTGGATTGGAAGGCCTCGGCGCGGCGCGCGAGCCTGGTGAGCCGCGAGTACGTGCCCGAGAAGAACCAGGCGCTCATCCTGCTGCTGGATTGTGGGCGGCTCTTCGTGGCCCAGGAGCGCGGCCGCAGTCGCCTGGACTTTGCGATCGAGGCCGCGCTGCGGCTGGCGCGCACCTCGCTCGAGCGCGGCGACGCGGTGGGGCTGATTGCGTTCGGCGCGTCGGTGCGCGCGTTCGTGCCGCCGGCCAAGGGGCGCATGCACCTGCGCACGCTGACGGAGGCCGTCTACGCGCTGCAGCCCGAGCTCGAGGAGAGCGACTACGGCGCCGCGTTCGATCTGCTCGGCAAGGCGACCACGCGGCGCGCGCTGGTTTGCACCTTCACGGATCTCGTCGACGAAGATGCCTCGCGCGTGCTGGTCGCGCGGACGGCGGCGCTGCGGCCCAAGCACTTGCCGCTGCTGGTCACGCTCGTCGACGCGGAGCTGACCCGCATCCAGGACGAGATTCCCCATAGCGAAGAAGCGGCGTTCGCGCGCGCGGCGGCCACGCGGCTCCTGCGCGAGCGGAGCGCGGCCATGGCGCGGCTCCGTCAGGTCGGGGCGACGGTGGTGAGCGCTCCCAGCAACGCGCTCACGGCCGAAGCGCTCAACGCGTATTTGCGAATCAAGGCTCGCGGGCTCTTGTGA